CAGTTGCTGCTTCTTTGAACAAGTCACCACCGGGTTTGATACGGACATTGGAAATTTGATCGTTCCCGCCGGGAATGGGTAAAACTTTCACTAAACCGCCACTTTTTACGGCACCGGAAAAGACTTTGAAGCCAGAATCTTGGACAATATCGGAGACATCGACCAATTCTAAGCCAAAGCGGGTATCAGGGCGATCGCTGCCATAACGACTCATGGCTTCATTGTAGGTTAAACGCGGGAACGGACGCGGCAGATCAATTCCTTTGACGGTTTTGAAGATGTGACAAATCAACCGTTCATTAAGGTCAAGGATTTCGTCTTCGGAGAGGAAACTCATTTCCATGTCTAGCTGCGTAAACTCCGGTTGCCGATCCGCCCGTAAATCTTCATCCCGGAAACAGCGGGCGATTTGATAGTAACGATCAAAGCCAGACACCATCAGCAATTGCTTAAATAGTTGCGGCGACTGAGGAAGGGCAAACCATTGTCCGGGGTTGACGCGGGAGGGAACCAGATAGTCTCTGGCGCCTTCGGGAGTGGAACGAGTGAGGATAGGCGTTTCCACTTCGGCAAAGTCTTCTTCATCTTCGAGGAAGCGACGAATGGCTTTGACCACTTGGTGACGGAGATGAAGATTTTGATTGAGTCTCTCTCGCCGTAAATCCAGATAGCGGTATTTTAAGCGAATGTTCTCCCGCACAGTATCCGCTTCATCACTGGCAATTTGAAACGGCAGCTGTTTCCGTACCGCATTCAAGACTTGAATTGCATCGGCATAGACTTCCACTTCTCCCGTGGGTAAGTTAGGATTGAGAGACGCTTCTGGACGTTGACTCACCCGCCCAATTACTTTTACCACATACTCATTACGGATCTTTTCGGCTTGGGGATAGGAGTCGGGAGTACGTTCGGGATCGCTAACCACTTGAATAATCCCAGCGCGATCGCGCACATCCAGAAAAATCACACCGCCATGATCGCGACGGCGATCCACCCAACCATATAAGGTTACGGTTTCACCAATTTGTTTTGCTTTTAAGTCTCCGCAATAGTAGGTCCGCATTTTTGTTAATTGTTCTTGGTTAATTATTAATTGTTAATTATTGCTTTACTCTTCTGGCAAATCCGAAAGCTTAGTAAAGGCTTCTAACATGACTTCTTGACGCGCTAAAACTTGATTAATTTGATGAGAGAGTTGGTGATACTCTTTTCTCATTTCGCTTTTAAATTGATTCAAGTCATTTCTAAGATGATCCATATCTTCACTTAGACGATCAAATCCTTCCGAAATATGACCGCCGGGTTCAATATCAACTTTCAAGGTCTTTACTTCTTCATAAAGCCTTTGCATTTCTCGTTTCAGTTCATTAATTTTTCGATTGGCATCTGTCATTTGATTCGTTATTAGTCATTAGTCACTGGTCACCCTTCGACAGGCTCAGGGTAAGCTGGTTACTGGTCACTGCCCATTGTCCACCAAGTTTCATTTTGGATCAATGTATGAACTTGCCATTCTGGGCGTGAGTGTGGATAGTCAGCACGATAATGTCCGCCCCGACTTTCTTGGCGAAACAAAGCACTTTTCAATACCAAATACGCTACATCCAATAGATTAAACGTTTCTCCAGCACAACGCAATTGCTGTTCTGCTTCTGGATCGCTGAATTGGATCGCAGCCGCAACGGTTTCTCCCTGTAAAAACTTAGCAATCGTTAAAGTTGCGACTTCTTGCCGCCAGGCTTCTACTTGCGCTAAGCCGTGGGCTAATTCCGTTTCCGTGCGAGAGATTCCTGCAGTATCCCACACTAAAACCCGTAACTGTTCTCGTAATTCCTGAAGATACTTCACTTCTTCTGTCCAATTGGTTTCTCCCCAGGTGAGGGGTTCTGGCATGGTCACGTCTGCTAAGGGTGCCACGGTCATTGCTTTAAATTGTTGTCCAAAGACCAAGCACTCTAGAAGAGAATTACTCGCTAAGCGGTTTGCCCCATGAACTCCTGTATTGGTTGTTTCTCCCACTGCATACAAGCCCGGAATAGAAGTGGCACTATTGACATCAACCGCGACCCCGCCCATCCAATAATGGGCTGCGGGTGCAACGGGAATTGGCTGTGAGAAAATATCGATGCCATGTGACTGACACACTTTAATAATATTCGGAAAGCGATACTCAATGCGTTCTCGCGGAATTGGGCG
Above is a window of Cyanobacteria bacterium GSL.Bin1 DNA encoding:
- the aspS gene encoding aspartate--tRNA ligase, with product MRTYYCGDLKAKQIGETVTLYGWVDRRRDHGGVIFLDVRDRAGIIQVVSDPERTPDSYPQAEKIRNEYVVKVIGRVSQRPEASLNPNLPTGEVEVYADAIQVLNAVRKQLPFQIASDEADTVRENIRLKYRYLDLRRERLNQNLHLRHQVVKAIRRFLEDEEDFAEVETPILTRSTPEGARDYLVPSRVNPGQWFALPQSPQLFKQLLMVSGFDRYYQIARCFRDEDLRADRQPEFTQLDMEMSFLSEDEILDLNERLICHIFKTVKGIDLPRPFPRLTYNEAMSRYGSDRPDTRFGLELVDVSDIVQDSGFKVFSGAVKSGGLVKVLPIPGGNDQISNVRIKPGGDLFKEAATAGAKGLAYVRVREGMEIDTIGAIKDNLSEEQKQELLQRTGAQPGHLLLFGAGDTVTVNKSLDRVRQALGEELGLIDENAINLLWVTEFPIFEWNPDEKRLEALHHPFTAPHPDDLNDIKTARAQAYDLVYNGVEIGGGSLRIYQREIQEKVFEAIGLSPEAADEKFGFLLEAFDYGTPPHGGIAYGLDRLVMLLAGEESIRDVIAFPKTQQASCLLTEAPGAVDEKQLKELYVASTYDPEME